One region of Hoeflea sp. 108 genomic DNA includes:
- a CDS encoding RidA family protein, whose translation MSNVARLNPPGMAFPGMSQAVGCGDFVLVSGQVALKDKQIICVGDPAGQTEQVFRNIEAVLGEAGLDLGHVVSLRCYLTSADAYQAYASVKNRIFADNPPATTAMVVTALVLPEIMVEVEAVAWRHALAKPPAV comes from the coding sequence ATGAGCAACGTCGCACGTCTCAACCCACCAGGCATGGCGTTCCCCGGCATGAGCCAGGCCGTCGGCTGCGGCGACTTCGTACTGGTCTCCGGACAGGTGGCCCTGAAGGACAAACAGATCATTTGTGTCGGCGATCCCGCCGGGCAGACCGAACAGGTGTTCCGCAACATCGAGGCGGTGCTGGGCGAGGCAGGTCTCGACCTCGGTCATGTCGTGTCGCTGCGCTGCTATCTGACCAGCGCGGACGCCTACCAGGCCTATGCTTCGGTCAAGAACCGCATCTTCGCCGACAATCCGCCGGCCACCACCGCTATGGTCGTCACGGCACTCGTCCTGCCCGAGATCATGGTCGAGGTCGAGGCGGTCGCCTGGCGCCACGCGCTTGCCAAACCGCCTGCGGTGTAG
- a CDS encoding ArsC family reductase, which yields MSITMYGIKNCDTIKKARSWLEGHGVAYDFHDYKAVGIDRKSLEKWVKEFGWETVLNRAGTTFKKLPDTDKEGLDAEKAIALMLAQPSMIKRPMLDLGSRRLVGFKPEAYEAAFPG from the coding sequence TTGTCCATCACCATGTACGGCATCAAGAACTGCGACACGATCAAGAAGGCTCGCAGCTGGCTCGAGGGGCACGGCGTCGCCTACGACTTCCACGACTACAAGGCCGTCGGCATCGACCGCAAGAGCTTGGAAAAATGGGTCAAGGAGTTCGGCTGGGAGACTGTACTCAACCGCGCCGGAACCACCTTCAAGAAGCTGCCCGACACAGACAAGGAAGGCCTCGATGCCGAAAAGGCGATCGCCCTGATGCTCGCGCAGCCCTCGATGATCAAACGCCCGATGCTCGATCTCGGCAGCCGCCGCCTCGTCGGCTTCAAGCCTGAGGCCTACGAGGCCGCATTCCCGGGATAA
- a CDS encoding LysR substrate-binding domain-containing protein encodes MHLNGLRAVESVARCGSLVKAAEELGVSTSAVSQQIGRTEAQLGRAIFQRTGARLALTGFGAEFCTRLTTGFQELGRAVALAEETSSNVLVVSVAPAFASRFLVPRLARFNQRHPEIKLRIDASTGLVDLDHTDVDLAIRMGDGTWPGVRAELLLAQEVFPVCAPALAAKLREPADLAHLPVIADESTMISWERWFEAAGLQKPFPVQRAGPSFTDPILGIDAAVGGQGVALAWQLLSADALADGRLVAPFGITVASGLGYYLVSSKMDRPGRKVRDFTTWLREEVAATMARFGTKAK; translated from the coding sequence GTGCATCTGAACGGGCTCCGTGCGGTCGAGAGCGTCGCGCGCTGTGGCTCACTGGTCAAGGCGGCAGAGGAGCTCGGTGTCTCGACCAGCGCGGTCAGCCAGCAGATTGGCCGCACCGAAGCGCAGCTTGGCCGCGCCATTTTCCAGCGCACCGGCGCGAGACTAGCGCTGACCGGCTTCGGGGCGGAGTTTTGCACGCGGCTGACAACTGGTTTCCAGGAACTCGGCCGCGCGGTGGCGCTGGCCGAGGAGACAAGCTCGAACGTGCTGGTGGTGTCGGTGGCGCCGGCTTTCGCCTCGCGCTTCCTGGTGCCCAGGCTCGCCCGCTTCAACCAGCGCCACCCCGAGATCAAGCTCAGGATCGACGCTTCGACCGGGCTGGTCGATCTCGACCATACCGACGTCGATCTCGCGATCCGCATGGGCGACGGCACATGGCCCGGCGTGCGGGCGGAGCTGCTTCTGGCGCAGGAGGTTTTTCCCGTCTGCGCGCCGGCTCTTGCCGCGAAACTGAGGGAGCCTGCCGATCTCGCACATCTGCCCGTCATCGCCGACGAGAGCACGATGATCAGCTGGGAGCGCTGGTTCGAGGCGGCGGGGCTGCAGAAGCCGTTCCCGGTGCAGCGGGCGGGGCCATCCTTCACCGACCCGATCCTCGGCATCGACGCGGCGGTGGGCGGACAGGGTGTGGCGCTGGCCTGGCAGCTCTTGTCGGCCGATGCGCTGGCCGACGGGCGGCTGGTGGCGCCGTTCGGCATCACCGTTGCCAGCGGGCTGGGCTATTATCTGGTCAGCTCGAAGATGGATCGCCCGGGCCGCAAGGTGCGCGATTTCACAACGTGGCTGCGCGAGGAGGTGGCGGCGACAATGGCGCGGTTCGGCACAAAGGCGAAATAG
- a CDS encoding MAPEG family protein: MNQSALAAAALYAALNALILLWLTTATAMVRRKHMVLIGDGGVAHLGRTMRGHANAIENIPVMLVLLGFAAALGAPAVAIHVLGAGFTFGRAVHAWHFTHAEASQWQRATGFGLSVLTIATAALGVLGHAFLLL, from the coding sequence ATGAACCAGTCAGCCCTTGCCGCAGCAGCCCTCTATGCGGCGCTCAATGCCCTGATCCTGCTGTGGCTGACGACGGCAACCGCGATGGTGCGGCGTAAGCACATGGTGCTGATCGGCGACGGCGGGGTTGCGCATCTCGGTCGGACGATGCGTGGCCATGCCAACGCCATCGAGAACATCCCCGTCATGCTGGTGCTGCTTGGATTTGCCGCGGCACTCGGAGCGCCAGCTGTGGCAATCCATGTGCTGGGTGCTGGCTTCACCTTCGGCCGCGCCGTGCATGCCTGGCATTTCACCCACGCCGAGGCGTCGCAATGGCAGCGCGCGACCGGCTTCGGACTCAGCGTGCTGACGATTGCGACGGCAGCGCTCGGCGTGCTCGGCCACGCATTTCTGTTGCTCTAG